The following is a genomic window from Pararhizobium capsulatum DSM 1112.
GTTGACGCCATCGGAAAAGCCGACGGCCGCGACGCCCATGTTGAGGAAGGTCTTTGCCAGCAGCGTCTCTGTGCCGCCGTAGAGCGGCTGCGAATGGAGAATGGCATCGCCCGGCCGCACGAAGGCGAGCAGCGTCGTGGCGATGGCTGACATGCCGGAGGAAAACAGCGCGCAGCTCTCCGTCCGCTCATAGACAGCCAGGCGGTCTTCGACGATCTCGCTGTTGGGATGGTTGAAGCGGGAGTAGACGAGGCCGGCTCCGGTGCCTGCCGGCGGCTCGCGGCGGCCAGATACGAAATCGAAGAAGTCGCGCCCTTCCTCCGCTGATCGGAAGACGAAGGTCGATGTCAGAAACACCGGCGGCTTCACCGCCCCTTCCGAGAGTTCCGGGTCGTAGCCGTAATTCAGCATCTGCGTTTCAGGATGCAGCGCATGATTACCGATGTGGGTCTTGGAGGGGTGTGGAGCGGTCATGGCAATCTCCTCTGCGGGGGTGCAAGCAGCTTACACCAACGATCGATGAAGTATCGACGTATGTCTCCGATCAGGGATTTGCCAGAAGCAGGCTGGATTTTCCTGCCCGCAATCGTTGCTTCCTATTTCGCTGAAGGAGAACCCCGCAGGAGCAGCCTCCTGCGACCACCTATTGCTTTCGACAGGTGCAGGCGTCGTAACCGCCAGCAAACAGGCGGCCGGCTTTCATGCCGATCATCGACGGTATCTCGCGGACATGCGAAACGCGCAAGGAACGCGCGATCGCGATCGCCGCCTCGGCGCAGATCGCGGCGTCTTCGGCGGCATTGTGATGCTTGAAGCTCAGGCCGAGATGGCCGGCCAGAATGTTGAGCTTGTGGGAGCCGAGATGCGGCCAGACCCTCTGCGCCATCTTCACCGAGCAGAGATAGGAGAGCTCTGGATAGCTTTGCCGGTAGAGATCGAGGCACGAGCGCCAGACGCTGAAATCGAAGGCGGCATTGTGGGCGATCATCGTCGCACCGCGAAAATCGTCCGTGAACTCGTCCATCACCTCGGGAAACTCGCATGCGTCCTCGACATGTTCAGGACGGATGCCGTGGATGGCAATGTTGAAGGAGGAAAACCGCATGCCCTTCGGACGGATCAGCCGCTCTTCGACCCGCACGACCCTGCCATCCTCTATCCAGGCAAGCCCCACGGAGCAGGCGCTTCCACGTTGCTCATTGGCGGTTTCGAAATCGATGGCGATGGTCTTCAAGATGGTATCCCGGCTGCTCGTGCGCCGCTTCTACTGCATAATTCCCCAAACCGGAATCGGCTTGCGGATAAATTATGCCGCAGGCATGAAGGCGAGAGTCAACCCTGGTGTGTCACAGAGAACGCAAGGCCCGCACTTGCGAAAGGGCAAGTCCGGGCCGAGGCGATGTTCAGACCAGAATGAAATCGCTGGCGCTCAAGGTAGATACATTGTCGAAGGTTGCCAGCAGGACCGCTTCCTTGTCGCCGCCCTTGCCGTCGCCATCGAACCAGAGCCGGTGCGTATCCTTCTCGTAGAGGAAGGTTGCGCCGGTTGTCGTGAAGTTGGCTTCGTCGGCAAGCACAAGCTTGATGGCGGTTCCCTTGCTCAGGCCAAAGCTGATGTCATCGATGGCGATCTTGTCCTCGCCGCGCTTGAAGTCGGTGATCTGGTCACCGCCATCGGCGAGGTAGCTGAACTGGAAGGTGTCCTTGCCGGATCCGCCGGTCAGATGATCTCCACCGGAGCCGCCGATCAGCGTGTCGTCGCCACCCCGGCCCTGGAGGATATCGTCCTTGCTGCCGCCCGAAATCCATTCGCTGGCATTCGAGCCCCGGATGTCGTCGTCCTGGCTCGTGCCCCAGATGCGCTCGAAATTCTTGGCGGTCAGGCCGCGTGCGAGGCCGTCGTTCTTGGAATTGTCAAGCAGGTCGAGTTTCACCGAGGAATCATAACCGTAATAGTTGAAATCCAGCGTATCGATGCCGGAGCCGCCATCGAAGGTATCCTTGCCGGTGAATTCGTTGCGGGTGAACCAGTCGTCTCCCGAACCGCCGAGCAGCGTGTCATTGCCCGCATCGTCGTAAAGGAAGTCCTTGCCCGCACCGCCATTGAGCGTGTCGTTGCCGGCATTGCCGCGCAACACGTCGTCGCCGGTACTCCCGGCGACGGTGTCGTTGCCCTTGGTGCCGACAAAATCGAGCGATTCCATACCGGAGAAGGAAGTGGTGGAATTGACCTTCACCGTGCCGGTGCTGAAAGAGAACTTGACGCCGGTCGCGAGCGCCGAGACATCGACATAGACCTTGTCCGTGCCGCTGCCGCCGATGGCGGTATCACCACTGTTGATATGGATGTAGTCGTTGCCGGCGCCGCCATCGATGCTGTCGGCGTCCGTATCGCCGTTGGTTCCGGCGGCCCAGATCGTATCCGAACCATCGCCGCCCTTCAGGGTGTCGCGGCCGTTGCCGCCATAGATCCAGTCGTCGCCACCAAGGCCCGAAAGCGTGTCGTTGCCATCATTGCCATCGAACGTGTCGGAAAGATTGCCGCCGGTGAACGTGTCGCCGCCCGAGCCGCCGGTGATATGGACGCGCTCGAAATACTTGAGCGTGGCGTCACCATTGACGAGGGTGGCATTGGCGCTCAGCGTGAAGGTGAGCGCCTTGGTGCTTTCATTCCGGTCGATTTGCGCAAGATCGGTGCCGCTGCCGCCTTCGGCCACGAGTTTGCCGAAGGTGTAGCCGATGCCGGCATTGAACTCCACGACGTCGTTGCCGGCACCGAGATCAAGCGTCGTCGTGTCGCCGCCGCTATGGGCCTCGAAAATCGAGAGATGGACCTCGTCGTCCCCATCGCCGGCAGACAGGTTGTTGTTGCCGCCGAGATCATAGAGGACGTCGTCGCCCTTGCCTGCAATGATCTTGTCGTTGCCAAGCCCGCTGTCGAGCAGGTCGTCGCCTACGCTGCCATAGAGCTGGTCATTGCCGCTATAGGACTGGAACCAGACGCGCTGGGCATTACCGGCCTTGAGGACGTCGTTGCCATAGGCGGTGAAGACGTTGAAGATCTCAGTATCCTGCGCAAACGTGCCGTTCGATAGCGTGCCCTTGCCGTTGACGACATCAAATGTGTAATTGGTCGTCTGGTAGCCATAGACATCGATGTAGGCGGTGTCCGTGCCGGAACCGCCATAGATTTTGCCCTTGCCAGACCCGGCGAAGATCGTGTCGTTGCCCGCTTCACCGGAGAGTGTGTCGTCACCCGCCCCACCATCGATATAGTCGTCGCCGGCCCCGGCCTTGACGGTATCGTTTCCGTTATAGGTGACGATATGATCCTTGCCGCCGAGCGTTACGATCGTATCCTTGTTGTTCGAACCGTAGAGTTCGTAGTTCTCGATGTTGAAGATGGTCGAACCATCGGCGAGCGTGTTGACGACAGTGGAGGCCTTGGCGGTGAAACTGCCGTCGATATTGCGGATTTCGAGTTTGTCATCACCGCTCCCGCCGTCGATCTTGTCCTTGCCGTTGAACATGGTCATCAGGATCTGATCATCGTCTGCGCCGGCGTTGACGGTGTCGGTGCCGGAACCTGTGATGATGTAATCCTCACCGCTGCCGCCGTTCAGCGTATCGTTGCCATCGCCACCCCAGAGGTAGTCGTCACCACTACCGGCATCGAGCGTATCATTGCCGTCCTCGCCGTAGAGGGCATCATCGCCATTGCCGCCGGTGATTGCGTCATTGCCAGCACCACCCTGCAGATTGTCGTCGCCGTAGCTGCCGCTGATCGTGTCGTCACCTTCGCCACCGTAGATGTGGTCGTCGCCCTGGCCGCCATAAAGCGTATCCTTGCCGACGCCCCCGTCGAGGTAGTCATCGCCGCCAAGCCCGTAAAGCTTGTCATTGCCGTTCTGTCCGCTGAAGCGGTCGTTCCAGCGGCCGCCGGTCAGCGTGTCGGCAAAGCTGGTTGCCGAGACCGTGTATTGCTCGATGCCGCTGACGGTGAAGCCGAACAGGTTGACGGTCTTGGTCGGATCCTGCGCGGTAAAGGTGACGCCGGCCGTGTTGTATTGCAGGTTGATATCGACAGTGTCCGTTCCGAGCCCGCCATCGACGACATCGCTCTTCCAGTCGCTGATATTGTAATCGCTGAAACGATCGTCGCCCAGCCCGCCCGACATGGTGTCGGCGCCGGTGCCGCCGGTGATGATGTCGTCGCCCTGGCCGCCGGAGATCGTGTCATTGCCGAGATCCCCGGAGATGGTGTCGCCCTGGAAGCCGCCGCTGATCGTATCGTTGCCTTCGCCGCCCATCAGGTTATCGGCGCCGAACAGGCCGTAGATCTTGTCGTTGCCGCCCTGGCCGTAGATGTAGTCGTAGGCATTTTCGCCCGTCAGTGTTTCCGATGCCTCGGTTCCGTATTTGGTCGCCATTTTGCTCACCCATAGTCTG
Proteins encoded in this region:
- a CDS encoding 3'-5' exonuclease: MKTIAIDFETANEQRGSACSVGLAWIEDGRVVRVEERLIRPKGMRFSSFNIAIHGIRPEHVEDACEFPEVMDEFTDDFRGATMIAHNAAFDFSVWRSCLDLYRQSYPELSYLCSVKMAQRVWPHLGSHKLNILAGHLGLSFKHHNAAEDAAICAEAAIAIARSLRVSHVREIPSMIGMKAGRLFAGGYDACTCRKQ
- a CDS encoding calcium-binding protein → MATKYGTEASETLTGENAYDYIYGQGGNDKIYGLFGADNLMGGEGNDTISGGFQGDTISGDLGNDTISGGQGDDIITGGTGADTMSGGLGDDRFSDYNISDWKSDVVDGGLGTDTVDINLQYNTAGVTFTAQDPTKTVNLFGFTVSGIEQYTVSATSFADTLTGGRWNDRFSGQNGNDKLYGLGGDDYLDGGVGKDTLYGGQGDDHIYGGEGDDTISGSYGDDNLQGGAGNDAITGGNGDDALYGEDGNDTLDAGSGDDYLWGGDGNDTLNGGSGEDYIITGSGTDTVNAGADDDQILMTMFNGKDKIDGGSGDDKLEIRNIDGSFTAKASTVVNTLADGSTIFNIENYELYGSNNKDTIVTLGGKDHIVTYNGNDTVKAGAGDDYIDGGAGDDTLSGEAGNDTIFAGSGKGKIYGGSGTDTAYIDVYGYQTTNYTFDVVNGKGTLSNGTFAQDTEIFNVFTAYGNDVLKAGNAQRVWFQSYSGNDQLYGSVGDDLLDSGLGNDKIIAGKGDDVLYDLGGNNNLSAGDGDDEVHLSIFEAHSGGDTTTLDLGAGNDVVEFNAGIGYTFGKLVAEGGSGTDLAQIDRNESTKALTFTLSANATLVNGDATLKYFERVHITGGSGGDTFTGGNLSDTFDGNDGNDTLSGLGGDDWIYGGNGRDTLKGGDGSDTIWAAGTNGDTDADSIDGGAGNDYIHINSGDTAIGGSGTDKVYVDVSALATGVKFSFSTGTVKVNSTTSFSGMESLDFVGTKGNDTVAGSTGDDVLRGNAGNDTLNGGAGKDFLYDDAGNDTLLGGSGDDWFTRNEFTGKDTFDGGSGIDTLDFNYYGYDSSVKLDLLDNSKNDGLARGLTAKNFERIWGTSQDDDIRGSNASEWISGGSKDDILQGRGGDDTLIGGSGGDHLTGGSGKDTFQFSYLADGGDQITDFKRGEDKIAIDDISFGLSKGTAIKLVLADEANFTTTGATFLYEKDTHRLWFDGDGKGGDKEAVLLATFDNVSTLSASDFILV